The following proteins come from a genomic window of Polaribacter dokdonensis:
- the pheT gene encoding phenylalanine--tRNA ligase subunit beta has translation MKISYNWLQQFLQIDWDAAKTGELLTDLGLEVEGIETKESIKGSLKGIVVGKVLTCVQHPNADRLKVTTVDLGDGNPVQIVCGAPNVAAGQKVPVATIGTLLYDDKGESFKIKKGKIRGEESHGMICAEDELGLGSSHEGILVLDEDVKEGTLGADVFNVETDHVFEIGLTPNRSDAMSHYGVARDLRAGLIQQDNKLELISPSVSNFHVDERTLRFDVEVEDKDLVPRYCGITITDVTVKDSPEWIQNRLKSIGLTPKNNIVDITNYVLHELGQPLHAFDAQKIKGNKVIVKTLEAGTKFTTLDEVERTLSADDIMICDADENPLCIGGVFGGLHSGVTEHTNSIFLESAYFNPVSVRKTAKRHALNTDASFRFERGIDINITEYALKRAALLIEEYAGGKLASDISDFYPVKLEDFQVFLSYENAYRLIGQEIPKETIKNILASLEIKINSETEGGLGLTIPSYRTDVQREADIIEEILRVYGYNNIEFSHKLNTSISFDSNKETKIENVVAELLSALGFNETMANSLTKADYTKLSDNINEEANVAMLNPLSNDLGVLRQSLLFSGLESISYNLNRKNNALKFYEFGKTYHKYSEKYQEDKHLTLFVTGNRTKDSWNANVAQSEFFYLKGVLTSVLERLGINKLKSTPSKNDVFSEGLSFSLGKIKLADFGVVKRSILKEFGIKQEVLFADLNWENILKLASKKSVKVSELSKFPSVKRDLALLLNNKTEFKEVYNLAFQSERKLLKEVDLFDVYEGDKLPEGKKSYAVSFVLQDENKTLEDKQIDKIMQKLQASFEKNLEAVLR, from the coding sequence ATGAAGATATCTTACAATTGGTTACAGCAGTTTCTACAAATAGATTGGGATGCAGCCAAAACTGGTGAGTTGTTAACTGATTTAGGTTTAGAAGTAGAAGGTATAGAAACCAAAGAATCTATAAAAGGAAGTTTAAAAGGTATTGTTGTAGGTAAAGTTTTAACATGTGTACAACATCCAAATGCAGATCGTTTAAAAGTTACAACTGTAGATTTAGGTGATGGAAATCCTGTACAAATTGTATGTGGAGCTCCTAATGTTGCAGCTGGTCAAAAAGTGCCTGTAGCCACAATTGGTACTTTATTGTATGATGATAAAGGAGAAAGCTTCAAAATTAAAAAAGGTAAGATTAGAGGAGAGGAAAGCCATGGAATGATTTGTGCAGAGGACGAATTAGGTTTAGGTAGCAGTCATGAAGGTATTTTGGTTTTAGATGAGGATGTTAAAGAAGGTACTTTAGGTGCAGATGTTTTTAATGTTGAAACAGATCATGTTTTCGAAATTGGGTTAACACCAAACAGATCTGATGCCATGAGTCATTATGGTGTTGCAAGAGATTTAAGAGCAGGTTTAATTCAACAAGACAACAAGTTAGAACTAATTTCACCTTCCGTAAGTAATTTTCACGTAGATGAAAGAACTTTACGTTTTGATGTTGAAGTAGAAGATAAAGACTTAGTTCCACGTTATTGTGGAATTACAATTACAGATGTTACTGTAAAAGATTCTCCTGAATGGATTCAGAATAGATTAAAATCCATTGGTTTAACACCAAAAAATAATATTGTAGATATTACAAATTATGTATTGCACGAACTTGGGCAGCCATTGCATGCTTTTGATGCTCAAAAAATTAAAGGAAATAAAGTAATTGTAAAAACTTTAGAAGCTGGTACTAAATTTACCACTTTAGATGAAGTTGAAAGAACACTTTCTGCAGATGATATTATGATTTGTGATGCAGATGAAAACCCACTTTGTATTGGTGGTGTTTTTGGAGGATTACATTCAGGTGTTACAGAACATACCAATTCAATTTTCTTAGAATCAGCTTATTTTAATCCTGTTTCTGTTAGAAAAACGGCTAAAAGACATGCTTTAAATACAGATGCATCTTTTCGTTTTGAAAGGGGTATAGATATTAATATTACAGAGTATGCTTTAAAAAGAGCAGCTTTATTAATAGAAGAATATGCAGGAGGTAAATTAGCTTCAGACATTTCAGATTTTTATCCTGTAAAATTAGAAGACTTTCAAGTTTTCTTATCTTATGAAAACGCATATCGTTTAATTGGACAAGAAATTCCAAAGGAAACCATAAAAAATATTTTAGCTTCTTTAGAAATTAAAATCAATAGTGAAACTGAAGGAGGTCTTGGTTTAACAATACCTTCTTACAGAACAGATGTGCAAAGAGAAGCAGATATTATTGAAGAAATTTTAAGAGTTTATGGGTATAATAACATTGAGTTTTCTCATAAATTAAACACCTCTATTTCTTTTGATTCTAATAAAGAAACCAAAATAGAAAATGTTGTTGCAGAGCTATTAAGTGCTTTAGGTTTTAATGAAACTATGGCAAATTCGCTTACCAAAGCAGATTATACTAAATTGTCTGACAACATTAATGAAGAAGCAAATGTGGCTATGTTAAATCCTTTAAGTAATGATTTAGGTGTTTTACGTCAATCTTTGTTATTCAGTGGTTTAGAATCTATTTCTTATAATTTAAACAGAAAAAATAACGCATTAAAATTTTATGAGTTTGGTAAAACATATCATAAATATTCAGAGAAATATCAAGAAGATAAACACTTAACACTTTTTGTTACAGGTAATAGAACTAAGGATTCTTGGAACGCAAATGTTGCTCAATCTGAATTCTTTTATTTAAAAGGTGTGCTAACTTCTGTTTTAGAAAGGTTAGGTATTAATAAACTAAAAAGTACACCTTCTAAAAATGATGTGTTTTCAGAAGGATTATCTTTTAGCTTAGGTAAAATCAAATTAGCAGATTTTGGAGTAGTAAAAAGAAGTATTTTAAAAGAGTTTGGTATTAAGCAAGAGGTTTTATTTGCAGATTTAAATTGGGAAAACATCTTAAAATTAGCAAGTAAAAAATCAGTTAAAGTATCTGAACTTTCTAAATTTCCTTCAGTAAAAAGAGATTTAGCTTTATTATTAAATAATAAAACTGAGTTTAAAGAAGTATATAACTTGGCCTTTCAATCAGAAAGAAAACTTTTAAAAGAAGTTGATTTATTTGATGTTTATGAAGGTGATAAATTACCTGAAGGTAAAAAATCGTATGCTGTTAGTTTTGTGTTGCAAGATGAAAACAAAACTTTAGAAGACAAGCAGATAGATAAAATAATGCAAAAATTACAAGCAAGCTTCGAAAAGAATTTAGAAGCTGTATTAAGATAA
- a CDS encoding quinone-dependent dihydroorotate dehydrogenase: protein MYKAIIRPIFFLFDPEKIHYFTFSLIRTLSKIPGINSIFRNLYQVNDKKLERNLFGLTFKNPVGLAAGFDKNAVLYNELANFGFGFIEIGTVTPKGQEGNPKKRLFRLKDDKGIINRMGFNNEGLKAAIEKLRGNKGKLIIGGNIGKNTQTLPENYTADYIECFNGLHPYVDYFVLNVSCPNVGSHAKLNDKDYLVELITACQKLNNSKDVQKPILLKIAPDLNDIQLDEIIELVAETKIDGVIASNTSTTRANLKASEERLKEIGNGGVSGQPIKNQSTKVIRYLSEKSNKAFPIIGVGGIHSAKDALEKIEAGADLVQIYTGFIYEGPSLIKKINKAILKSL, encoded by the coding sequence ATGTACAAAGCCATAATAAGACCCATATTTTTTCTTTTTGATCCAGAAAAAATTCATTATTTCACTTTTTCTTTAATTCGTACTTTATCTAAAATACCAGGTATAAATAGTATTTTTAGAAATTTATATCAAGTAAATGATAAAAAATTAGAGAGAAATTTATTTGGATTAACTTTTAAAAATCCTGTAGGTTTAGCTGCTGGTTTTGATAAAAATGCAGTTCTGTATAATGAATTGGCCAATTTTGGTTTTGGTTTTATAGAAATTGGTACAGTTACCCCTAAAGGTCAAGAAGGTAATCCTAAGAAAAGATTGTTTCGTTTAAAAGATGATAAAGGTATCATTAATAGAATGGGGTTTAATAATGAAGGATTAAAAGCTGCCATTGAAAAACTGAGAGGAAATAAAGGAAAGTTAATTATAGGTGGAAATATTGGTAAGAATACACAAACTCTGCCTGAAAATTATACAGCAGATTATATTGAATGTTTTAATGGTTTGCATCCATATGTAGATTATTTTGTACTTAATGTTAGTTGTCCAAATGTTGGTAGTCATGCAAAATTGAATGACAAAGATTATTTAGTAGAGTTGATTACAGCTTGTCAAAAACTAAATAATTCTAAAGATGTACAAAAACCAATTTTACTTAAAATAGCACCAGATTTAAATGATATTCAATTAGATGAAATTATAGAATTGGTTGCTGAAACTAAAATTGATGGTGTAATTGCTTCAAATACTTCTACTACTAGAGCCAATTTAAAGGCTTCTGAAGAAAGATTAAAAGAAATTGGTAATGGAGGAGTTAGTGGACAGCCAATAAAAAATCAGAGTACTAAAGTAATACGTTATTTGTCAGAAAAATCTAACAAGGCGTTTCCAATAATTGGAGTAGGAGGTATACACTCTGCAAAAGATGCTTTAGAAAAAATTGAAGCTGGTGCAGATTTGGTTCAAATTTATACAGGTTTTATTTATGAAGGTCCAAGCTTAATTAAAAAGATTAATAAGGCAATTTTAAAATCACTTTAA
- a CDS encoding LysE family translocator: MIETLLSFVLATSILAISPGPDNIFVLTQSIVNGKKYGLATVFGLISGCLVHTTLLAFGVSLVIKESATLFFIIKLFGTFYLLYLAYKVYKSDATILLSNENVKQKTTKQLFKQGFIMNVLNPKVSIFFLAFFPGFLFSETLSSILQFYILGFIFMAVSLFIFSLIAILAGVISTKIKENNKIGLYLKWMQIVVFISIAIFILI; the protein is encoded by the coding sequence GTGATAGAAACTTTACTTTCTTTTGTATTAGCAACATCAATCTTAGCCATTTCTCCTGGGCCAGATAATATTTTTGTTCTTACACAAAGCATAGTAAATGGTAAAAAATATGGTTTAGCTACTGTGTTTGGTTTAATTTCTGGTTGTTTGGTACACACAACCTTATTAGCATTTGGAGTTTCTCTAGTAATTAAAGAATCTGCAACACTTTTTTTTATCATTAAATTATTTGGTACTTTTTATTTGCTTTATTTGGCTTATAAAGTCTATAAATCTGATGCAACAATTTTATTATCTAATGAAAATGTAAAACAAAAAACCACAAAACAGTTGTTTAAGCAAGGTTTTATAATGAATGTTCTAAACCCTAAAGTTTCTATTTTCTTTTTGGCTTTTTTTCCTGGTTTTCTGTTCTCTGAAACCTTATCATCTATATTGCAGTTTTATATTTTAGGCTTTATTTTTATGGCAGTTTCTTTGTTTATATTTTCATTAATAGCAATTTTAGCTGGAGTAATATCAACCAAAATTAAAGAGAATAACAAAATTGGCCTTTACTTAAAATGGATGCAAATTGTTGTTTTTATTAGTATAGCCATTTTTATATTGATATAA
- a CDS encoding OmpH family outer membrane protein, with translation MKFKITFLFITLLSTISIAQTKTGTIDSDYIINLMPEAKVVIERSQSYGSRLDSLFSIKMQDYQTRVADFREKEKEMGELMKKTLVKELTALEQDIKRYQENGNKLMQLKQDELMRPLYKKLNTAIDEIAKAEGYTLILTIAGNQFAYVDDNYDITKKVMAKLGVKEPVIKE, from the coding sequence ATGAAATTTAAAATTACCTTTTTATTTATCACCTTATTAAGTACTATTTCAATTGCTCAAACAAAAACAGGAACAATTGATAGCGATTACATTATTAACCTAATGCCAGAAGCAAAAGTGGTAATAGAAAGATCTCAGTCTTATGGATCTAGATTAGATTCTTTATTCTCAATTAAAATGCAAGATTATCAAACAAGAGTTGCAGATTTTAGAGAAAAAGAAAAAGAAATGGGTGAGTTAATGAAGAAAACACTAGTTAAAGAGTTAACTGCTTTAGAACAAGATATTAAGAGATACCAAGAAAATGGAAATAAATTAATGCAACTTAAGCAAGATGAATTAATGAGACCTTTGTATAAAAAATTAAATACAGCTATAGACGAAATTGCTAAAGCAGAAGGCTACACATTAATTCTTACAATTGCTGGTAATCAGTTTGCTTACGTTGATGATAACTATGACATTACAAAAAAGGTTATGGCTAAATTAGGTGTTAAAGAACCTGTTATAAAAGAGTAA
- a CDS encoding DUF2254 domain-containing protein: MKDKFIQIFRRIYHLKDKIAFFPTIISFAGALFAYLMMYAENRGISKYLIEFLPELVINDTETARVILSSFIGGLISIMVFSFSMVMILLNQASSNFSPRLLPGLISNRKHQIILGIYIATILYCIFILVFIEPTGSKYQVPGFSVLCSIVLMVCSLGAFIYFIHSISQEIQIEFIMNRIGSTAKKKLQKLLKLEEDRKFDFSDSKNWHSFEAKTTAYFQDVSIQLLKKVALAENCKLHVISKKGAICYKGDILFKTEKELSEETLEKIYKAFDFSNDEFIEDNYLIAFKHLKEIALKAMSPGINDPGTAMNAIDYLHELFKLRIQKQEYDFIFDEDNCVILLNIVSFKDLIYRVMASLRTYTKHDVIIVTKILTFLRDLKNYTNDDQKKEIIDVEIDNLLKDAKSAIENDYDYQKLLDLQE, from the coding sequence ATGAAAGATAAGTTTATACAGATTTTTAGAAGGATTTATCACCTTAAAGATAAAATAGCTTTCTTTCCAACCATCATTTCGTTTGCAGGTGCATTATTTGCTTATTTAATGATGTATGCAGAGAATAGAGGAATTTCTAAATATCTTATTGAATTTCTACCAGAATTGGTAATTAACGATACAGAAACAGCCAGAGTTATTTTAAGTTCTTTTATTGGTGGCTTAATATCAATTATGGTATTTAGTTTCTCGATGGTAATGATATTACTAAACCAAGCTTCTAGTAACTTTTCTCCAAGGCTTTTACCAGGGTTAATATCCAACAGAAAACATCAAATTATATTAGGTATTTATATAGCTACAATATTGTATTGTATCTTTATTTTAGTTTTTATAGAACCTACAGGAAGCAAATATCAAGTACCTGGTTTCTCTGTTTTATGTAGCATTGTGCTTATGGTTTGTTCTTTAGGCGCTTTTATATATTTTATTCACTCTATCTCTCAAGAAATTCAAATCGAATTTATAATGAATAGAATAGGTTCTACAGCCAAAAAGAAATTGCAAAAACTATTAAAATTAGAAGAAGATAGAAAATTCGATTTTTCTGATTCAAAGAATTGGCATTCTTTTGAAGCAAAAACTACAGCATACTTTCAAGACGTTTCTATTCAATTACTAAAAAAAGTAGCTTTAGCAGAAAATTGCAAACTACATGTTATTTCGAAAAAAGGAGCTATTTGTTATAAAGGTGACATTCTTTTTAAGACAGAAAAAGAATTAAGTGAAGAAACTTTAGAAAAAATATATAAAGCTTTCGATTTTTCTAACGATGAATTTATTGAAGACAATTACTTAATAGCTTTTAAACACTTAAAAGAGATTGCTTTAAAAGCAATGTCTCCAGGTATCAATGATCCTGGAACAGCTATGAATGCCATAGATTATTTACACGAACTTTTTAAATTACGAATTCAAAAACAAGAATATGATTTTATTTTTGATGAAGACAATTGTGTTATACTTTTAAACATAGTTTCTTTTAAAGACCTTATTTACAGAGTTATGGCATCACTTAGAACCTACACAAAACACGATGTTATTATTGTAACTAAAATCTTAACATTCTTAAGAGATTTAAAAAACTACACTAATGATGATCAAAAAAAGGAAATCATTGATGTTGAAATAGACAATTTACTAAAAGATGCCAAAAGCGCTATTGAAAACGATTATGACTATCAAAAGTTATTAGATTTACAAGAATAA
- the miaA gene encoding tRNA (adenosine(37)-N6)-dimethylallyltransferase MiaA yields MKNTLITIVGPTAIGKTALSIKLANHFKSDILSSDSRQFFKEMTIGTAVPDPDELAAAKHHFIQDRSIFEAYNVGEFERDALEKLNTLFTENNTQIMVGGSGLYVDAVLKGLDYFPEVDASIRENLTNDLAEKGIEYLQQKLKDLDIETYNNIELENPHRVMRALEICIGTNKTYSSFKNKPKAKRNFKNIKVGLTADRQLIYDRINLRVDLMIENGLIEEAKKLYEHKELNALQTVGYRELFNYFDGTFTKEFAISEIKKNTRRFAKRQLTWFKRNQETIWFDYAEDIKTIIATIEEKIKNER; encoded by the coding sequence TTGAAAAATACTCTAATAACCATTGTTGGGCCAACTGCTATTGGTAAAACTGCTTTAAGTATAAAGTTAGCCAATCATTTTAAGAGCGATATTTTATCATCTGATTCTAGACAGTTTTTTAAAGAGATGACCATTGGTACTGCAGTTCCAGATCCTGATGAATTGGCTGCAGCAAAACATCATTTTATTCAAGATAGAAGCATTTTTGAAGCTTATAATGTGGGTGAATTTGAAAGAGATGCATTAGAAAAATTAAACACCCTTTTCACTGAAAACAACACTCAAATAATGGTTGGTGGAAGTGGTTTGTATGTTGATGCAGTTTTAAAAGGGTTGGATTATTTTCCTGAAGTTGATGCATCTATAAGAGAAAATTTAACTAATGATTTAGCTGAAAAAGGAATTGAATATTTACAGCAAAAACTAAAGGATTTAGATATTGAAACCTACAACAATATAGAGTTAGAGAATCCTCATAGAGTAATGAGAGCTTTAGAAATATGCATAGGCACAAATAAAACCTATTCATCTTTTAAGAACAAGCCAAAAGCTAAACGTAACTTTAAAAATATAAAAGTTGGTTTAACTGCAGACAGACAACTTATTTACGATAGAATAAATTTAAGAGTAGATTTAATGATTGAAAATGGTTTAATTGAAGAAGCTAAAAAACTTTATGAGCATAAAGAGTTAAATGCTTTGCAAACTGTTGGTTATAGAGAACTGTTTAATTATTTTGATGGTACTTTTACCAAAGAATTTGCCATTTCTGAAATTAAAAAAAATACAAGACGTTTTGCCAAAAGACAACTAACTTGGTTTAAAAGAAACCAAGAAACAATTTGGTTTGATTATGCTGAAGATATCAAAACTATTATTGCAACTATTGAAGAGAAAATAAAAAATGAAAGATAA
- a CDS encoding ion transporter, with product MENKPQKSNWKHKLHEIIYEADTSEGKLFDVILLIAILASIILVMLESVDSFDAKYHDSLIIGEWVITILFSLEYIFRIISIKKPTKYIFSFFGIIDFLSTIPIYLSLIYAGSQGLVALRALRLLRVFRILKLARYIGASNKLLLALKASKAKIAVFLFFVLIVCIILGTVMYMIEGAENGFNNIPKSIYWAIVTLTTVGFGDIAPQTPLGQLISSVIMILGYSIIAIPTGIVSSEMTKTPDEHNTSTQSCPNCLKEKHREKAVFCYNCGSILNP from the coding sequence TTGGAAAATAAACCTCAAAAAAGCAACTGGAAACATAAACTTCATGAAATCATTTATGAAGCAGATACTAGTGAAGGTAAATTGTTTGATGTTATCTTGCTTATAGCTATTCTAGCTAGTATCATTTTAGTAATGTTAGAAAGTGTAGATAGTTTTGATGCTAAATATCATGACTCTTTAATTATAGGTGAATGGGTAATTACCATTCTATTTAGTTTGGAGTATATTTTTAGAATAATCTCTATTAAAAAACCAACCAAATACATTTTTAGTTTTTTTGGTATCATAGATTTTCTATCAACCATACCTATTTATTTATCATTAATATATGCTGGTTCTCAAGGCTTGGTAGCTTTAAGAGCTTTACGTTTACTAAGAGTCTTTAGAATTTTAAAACTAGCTAGATATATAGGTGCAAGTAACAAGTTACTATTGGCCTTAAAGGCCAGTAAAGCAAAAATTGCTGTTTTCTTATTTTTTGTATTAATTGTATGTATCATTTTAGGTACAGTAATGTATATGATTGAAGGTGCTGAAAATGGTTTTAATAATATTCCTAAAAGTATTTACTGGGCTATTGTAACCTTAACAACTGTTGGCTTTGGAGATATAGCTCCACAAACTCCTTTAGGTCAGTTAATTTCTAGTGTAATTATGATATTGGGTTATTCAATAATTGCAATTCCAACAGGTATAGTAAGTTCAGAAATGACTAAAACACCAGATGAACATAACACAAGCACACAATCTTGCCCTAATTGTTTAAAAGAAAAACATAGAGAAAAAGCAGTTTTCTGTTATAATTGTGGTAGCATCTTAAACCCATAA
- a CDS encoding tetratricopeptide repeat protein has product MKYFQLILMIVTFSLTISCNTEQTKQVTNKQDYQAYLNLEDNTSLDIAKEDLEFWTDKIHVTPNQYPYYSKMAAANSTIFKLTGDIDQLKKAEENLILANTKTNFENSGYLRALARNYISQHRFKQALGLLLKAEENGEHLNRTQFMLVDVYLELGELDQVEMYLSKLKNFKDFDYLIRLSKYNDHLGNLDKAILYLENALAIAESSNNQNLIQWNYTNLADYYGHAGRIKDSYNAYLKALAINPNNSYAKKGIAWIVYSYERNPEEALRILDAISKENTSPDYFLLKSEIAGFIGNIVEKEKLEQKYLSSVSNENYGAMYAKYNVLLFADNADKKQQAIELAKQEVMERPTTQSYDLLAWSYYKNGEFQKALEITKEFVINKTFEPEALLHTAYILKANGEKSEAKKIKEELLGAIYELGPASENEIRNI; this is encoded by the coding sequence ATGAAATATTTTCAACTTATTTTAATGATTGTAACTTTTTCACTAACAATAAGTTGCAACACAGAACAAACCAAACAGGTCACAAACAAACAAGATTATCAAGCATATTTAAACTTAGAGGATAATACTTCATTAGATATAGCCAAAGAAGATTTAGAATTTTGGACAGATAAAATTCATGTAACCCCAAATCAATATCCTTATTATTCAAAAATGGCAGCTGCCAATTCTACTATCTTTAAATTAACTGGAGATATAGATCAATTAAAAAAAGCTGAAGAGAACTTAATATTAGCAAATACAAAAACTAATTTCGAAAACTCTGGTTATTTAAGAGCCCTAGCCAGAAATTATATATCACAACATCGTTTTAAACAAGCTTTAGGTTTATTATTAAAGGCGGAAGAAAATGGTGAGCACCTAAACAGAACACAATTTATGTTAGTAGATGTGTATTTAGAGCTAGGAGAATTAGATCAGGTAGAAATGTATCTTTCAAAATTAAAAAACTTTAAAGATTTCGATTATTTAATAAGACTTTCTAAATACAATGATCATTTAGGAAATTTAGATAAAGCCATTTTATACTTAGAGAATGCTTTAGCAATTGCAGAAAGTTCTAATAATCAAAATTTAATTCAGTGGAATTATACAAATCTAGCAGATTATTATGGTCATGCAGGTAGAATAAAAGATTCTTACAATGCATATTTAAAGGCTTTAGCTATAAACCCTAATAATAGTTATGCAAAAAAAGGTATTGCTTGGATTGTGTATTCTTACGAAAGAAACCCAGAAGAGGCTTTAAGAATTTTAGATGCTATATCTAAAGAAAACACCTCTCCAGATTACTTCTTGTTGAAATCAGAAATTGCTGGTTTTATAGGGAATATTGTTGAAAAAGAAAAACTTGAACAGAAGTATTTAAGTTCAGTATCGAACGAAAATTATGGAGCCATGTATGCAAAATATAACGTTTTGTTATTCGCAGACAATGCCGATAAAAAACAACAAGCAATTGAACTAGCTAAACAGGAAGTTATGGAGAGACCTACAACACAATCTTATGATTTACTAGCTTGGTCTTATTATAAAAATGGAGAATTTCAAAAAGCATTAGAAATAACAAAAGAATTTGTTATCAATAAAACTTTTGAGCCAGAAGCTTTATTACATACAGCTTATATTTTAAAAGCGAATGGAGAAAAAAGCGAAGCAAAGAAAATAAAAGAGGAGTTATTAGGTGCCATCTATGAGTTAGGACCAGCATCTGAAAATGAAATTAGAAATATATAA